The Trichosurus vulpecula isolate mTriVul1 chromosome 4, mTriVul1.pri, whole genome shotgun sequence genome contains a region encoding:
- the RETREG3 gene encoding reticulophagy regulator 3 isoform X2, translated as MAEAGESAAAAAAAGPGAEQRPVPAFRSRGAMSGGGERDRQVEAVQRALLDVLGPYEPLLSRVQAALVWERPVRSALWCLALNAAFWFFALTSLRLVFLLAFSLMIIVCIDQWKNKIWPEMRVARPDALDNESWGFVHPRLLSMPELCHHVAEGWVSGTTFIRNLLLFKKQNPGKFCLLSCGILTFLAVLGRYIPGLLLSYLFLLSLLLWPLAVYHRLGHRLYMRLEPALQRLDFSVHGYMMSRQRERQLRRARALHSDRAVEDNSDSEEELAAFCPQLDDSTVARELAITDSEHSDAEVSCTDNGTFNLSRGQTPLTEGSEGANLTSNLASLVSQGVIQLALSRAQQQAAPAAPQRAARGFLRAPSSDLDTDAEGDDFELLDQSELNQLDPSSSRSH; from the exons ATGGCGGAGGCCGGGGAGTCGGCGGCGGCGGCCGCTGCGGCCGGCCCGGGAGCTGAGCAGCGGCCGGTGCCAGCCTTCAGGAGCCGCGGCGCGATGTCCGGCGGCGGCGAGCGGGATCGGCAGGTGGAGGCGGTGCAGCGGGCCCTGTTGGATGTGCTGGGGCCCTATGAGCCGCTGCTGAGCCGGGTGCAGGCAGCCCTGGTGTGGGAGCGCCCGGTGAGGAGCGCCCTGTGGTGTCTGGCCCTGAACGCGGCTTTCTG GTTCTTTGCATTGACCTCCCTTCGTTTGGTGTTTTTACTTGCATTCAGCTTGATGATAATTGTATGTATAGATCAGTGGAAGAACAAAATCTGGCCTGAGATGAGAG TGGCAAGACCCGACGCATTAGACAATGAGAG CTGGGGCTTTGTACACCCTCGGCTCCTTAGCATGCCTGAGCTCTGCCACCATGTAGCCGAAGGCTGGGTTAGTGGGACCACTTTCATAAGGAATCTCTTGCTTTTCAAAAAGCAAAACCCAGGCAAG TTCTGCCTGTTGAGCTGCGGTATACTGACCTTTCTGGCTGTGCTGGGCCGCTACATTCCTGGCCTCCTGCTTTCCTACTTATTCC ttctctctctcctgctGTGGCCCCTTGCTGTGTACCACAGACTGGGACATCGATTGTACATGAGGCTAGAGCCAGCCCTGCAGCGGCTGGACTTCAGTGTCCATGGTTACATGATGTCCAGGCAAAGGGAAAGGCAGT TGCGGCGTGCCCGAGCCTTGCACTCTGATCGGGCTGTGGAGGACAATAGTGATAGCGAAGAAGAGCTAGCCGCCTTCTGTCCTCAG TTGGATGACTCCACTGTGGCTAGGGAATTGGCCATCACAGACTCAGAGCACTCAGATGCCGAGGTCTCCTGCACGGACAATGGCACGTTCAACCTCTCGAGGGGTCAGACGCCACTAACTGAGGGATCAGAAG GAGCCAACCTCACCAGCAACCTTGCCAGCCTGGTCTCACAGGGTGTGATCCAGCTGGCCCTGTCAAGGGCCCAACAGCAGGCAGCTCCTGCTGCCCCTCAAAGAGCTGCACGAGGTTTCCTAAGGGCCCCCAGCTCTGACCTGGACACCGATGCTGAAGGGGATGACTTTGAACTGCTAGACCAATCAGAGCTCAATCAACTAGATCCTTCAAGCTCTCGGAGCCACTGA
- the LOC118847933 gene encoding homologous-pairing protein 2 homolog has translation MSKGRPELAAAPGLVLNYLREQNRPYSAQDVFGNLQRDHGLGKAAVVKALEQLAQQGRIKEKVYGKQKIYFADQDEFDTASDTDLKDLDDEILSLTSKVQSIQQSCRHMEAELKELTGSLTTPEICKEIEALKKECANYTERLSKIKAATNHVTPEEKEKVYQEKQKYHREWRKRKRMATELFDAILEGYPKSKKQFFEEVGIETDEDYNVALPDP, from the exons ATGAGTAAAGGCCGTCCGGAGCTGGCGGCAG CCCCCGGGCTTGTCCTGAATTACCTAAGGGAGCAGAACCGGCCCTACAGCGCCCAGGACGTGTTCGGGAACCTGCAGCGGGATCACGGGCTCGGCAAGGCG GCCGTGGTGAAGGCCCTGGAGCAGCTGGCGCAGCAGGGCAGAATCAAGGAGAAAGTGTACGGCAAGCAGAAGATCTATTTTGCGGACCAG GATGAATTTGATACTGCGAGTGACACAGATCTCAAAGACCTTGATGATGAAATTCTGTCACTTACTTCCAAAGTCCAAAGTATCCAGCAGAGCTGCCGTCACATGGAAGCCG AGCTGAAAGAACTGACTGGCTCCCTGACTACACCAGAGATATGTAAAGAGATTGaggcattaaaaaaagaatgtgccAATTACACAGAAAGGCTGAGTAAAATCAAAGCAGCTACCAACCACGTAactccagaagaaaaagaaaag GTGTATCAGGAGAAGCAGAAGTATCACAGAGAGTGGAGGAAGCGGAAGAGGATG GCAACTGAGCTGTTTGATGCAATTCTTGAGGGTTATCCCAAGAGTAAGAAGCAGTTTTTT GAAGAAGTTGGAATCGAGACAGATGAAGATTACAATGTTGCCCTTCCAGACCCCTGA
- the HSD17B1 gene encoding estradiol 17-beta-dehydrogenase 1, with the protein MERKVVLITGCSSGIGLHLALRLAADPSGSFKVYATLRDLGSQGPLWEGARARGCPPGSLETLQLDVTDSSSVAAARDHVTEGRVDILVCNAGRGLLGPLEAQAGEAVGSVLDVNVAGTVRTLQAFLPDMKRRRAGRVLVTGSVGGLMGLPFNAVYCASKFALEGLCESLAVLLLPFGVHISLIECGPVRTAFQEKLEGGPAGVLGSADLETRALFSRYQRHCERVFRDEAQDPEDVVEVFLRALGAPRPVLRYFSTESFLPLAGLRLCDPGGSQYVDAMHRAVFSEPEEGEAGAEGLEIPN; encoded by the exons ATGGAGCGGAAGGTAGTTCTCATCACGGGGTGTTCCTCAGGAATTGGTCTGCATCTGGCACTTCGCCTGGCGGCTGATCCTTCAGGCAGCTTCAAAG TGTACGCCACTTTACGGGACCTCGGGTCTCAGGGACCTCTGTGGGAGGGCGCACGGGCTCGAGGCTGCCCTCCAGGCTCCTTGGAGACCCTACAGCTCGATGTGACCGACTCCAGCTCTGTGGCAGCTGCCCGAGACCACGTGACTGAGGGTCGCGTGGACATCCTGG TATGTAATGCCGGTCGTGGCCTGCTCGGACCCCTGGAGGCCCAAGCGGGAGAGGCTGTGGGCTCCGTGCTGGACGTGAACGTGGCGGGGACAGTCCGTACGCTCCAGGCTTTCCTTCCGGATATGAAGCGACGCCGCGCGGGCCGGGTGCTTGTCACCGGGAGCGTGGGCGGGCTGATGG GCTTACCCTTTAATGCAGTTTACTGCGCTAGCAAGTTTGCGCTGGAGGGTCTGTGTGAGAGTCTGGCTGTGCTGCTGCTACCCTTCGGGGTCCA CATCAGCCTTATAGAGTGCGGCCCCGTACGCACAGCTTTCCAGGAGAAGCTGGAGGGAGGTCCTGCCGGAGTACTGGGAAGCGCCGACCTGGAGACTCGGGCTCTCTTTTCCCGCTATCAGCGCCACTGTGAGCGGGTCTTCCGCGACGAGGCACAGGACCCGGAGGACGTGGTGGAG GTGTTCCTCCGAGCGCTTGGGGCCCCTCGCCCTGTCCTGCGCTATTTCAGCACTGAGAGCTTCCTGCCTCTGGCTGGGCTCCGACTCTGCGATCCTGGCGGCTCTCAATACGTAGATGCCATGCACCGCGCGGTCTTCTCCGAGCCCGAGGAAGGGGAGGCTGGGGCCGAAGGCCTCGAGATCCCGAATTAG
- the RETREG3 gene encoding reticulophagy regulator 3 isoform X1, translated as MAEAGESAAAAAAAGPGAEQRPVPAFRSRGAMSGGGERDRQVEAVQRALLDVLGPYEPLLSRVQAALVWERPVRSALWCLALNAAFWFFALTSLRLVFLLAFSLMIIVCIDQWKNKIWPEMRVARPDALDNESWGFVHPRLLSMPELCHHVAEGWVSGTTFIRNLLLFKKQNPGKFCLLSCGILTFLAVLGRYIPGLLLSYLFLLSLLLWPLAVYHRLGHRLYMRLEPALQRLDFSVHGYMMSRQRERQLRRARALHSDRAVEDNSDSEEELAAFCPQLDDSTVARELAITDSEHSDAEVSCTDNGTFNLSRGQTPLTEGSEDLDGHSDPEESFARDLPDFPSINVDAAGLDDEDDTSIGLPSLAYRSPPGAEESTSNRDEAVLPELLLGTLPTGANLTSNLASLVSQGVIQLALSRAQQQAAPAAPQRAARGFLRAPSSDLDTDAEGDDFELLDQSELNQLDPSSSRSH; from the exons ATGGCGGAGGCCGGGGAGTCGGCGGCGGCGGCCGCTGCGGCCGGCCCGGGAGCTGAGCAGCGGCCGGTGCCAGCCTTCAGGAGCCGCGGCGCGATGTCCGGCGGCGGCGAGCGGGATCGGCAGGTGGAGGCGGTGCAGCGGGCCCTGTTGGATGTGCTGGGGCCCTATGAGCCGCTGCTGAGCCGGGTGCAGGCAGCCCTGGTGTGGGAGCGCCCGGTGAGGAGCGCCCTGTGGTGTCTGGCCCTGAACGCGGCTTTCTG GTTCTTTGCATTGACCTCCCTTCGTTTGGTGTTTTTACTTGCATTCAGCTTGATGATAATTGTATGTATAGATCAGTGGAAGAACAAAATCTGGCCTGAGATGAGAG TGGCAAGACCCGACGCATTAGACAATGAGAG CTGGGGCTTTGTACACCCTCGGCTCCTTAGCATGCCTGAGCTCTGCCACCATGTAGCCGAAGGCTGGGTTAGTGGGACCACTTTCATAAGGAATCTCTTGCTTTTCAAAAAGCAAAACCCAGGCAAG TTCTGCCTGTTGAGCTGCGGTATACTGACCTTTCTGGCTGTGCTGGGCCGCTACATTCCTGGCCTCCTGCTTTCCTACTTATTCC ttctctctctcctgctGTGGCCCCTTGCTGTGTACCACAGACTGGGACATCGATTGTACATGAGGCTAGAGCCAGCCCTGCAGCGGCTGGACTTCAGTGTCCATGGTTACATGATGTCCAGGCAAAGGGAAAGGCAGT TGCGGCGTGCCCGAGCCTTGCACTCTGATCGGGCTGTGGAGGACAATAGTGATAGCGAAGAAGAGCTAGCCGCCTTCTGTCCTCAG TTGGATGACTCCACTGTGGCTAGGGAATTGGCCATCACAGACTCAGAGCACTCAGATGCCGAGGTCTCCTGCACGGACAATGGCACGTTCAACCTCTCGAGGGGTCAGACGCCACTAACTGAGGGATCAGAAG ACCTGGATGGTCATAGTGACCCTGAGGAGTCATTTGCCCGGgacctccctgacttcccttCCATTAATGTGGATGCTGCAGGCCTGGATGATGAGGATGACACCAGCATAGGGCTTCCCAGCCTTGCCTATCGTTCCCCTCCAGGAGCTGAGGAGTCCACCTCCAACCGAGATGAGGCTGTCCTGCCTGAGCTCTTACTCGGCACTCTTCCCACAGGAGCCAACCTCACCAGCAACCTTGCCAGCCTGGTCTCACAGGGTGTGATCCAGCTGGCCCTGTCAAGGGCCCAACAGCAGGCAGCTCCTGCTGCCCCTCAAAGAGCTGCACGAGGTTTCCTAAGGGCCCCCAGCTCTGACCTGGACACCGATGCTGAAGGGGATGACTTTGAACTGCTAGACCAATCAGAGCTCAATCAACTAGATCCTTCAAGCTCTCGGAGCCACTGA
- the COASY gene encoding bifunctional coenzyme A synthase isoform X2 yields MSAFRSGLLVLTSPLAALAPRLAPILTSAARLVEQTLYVHLQPGLSLGGPAQPHSSHVQATVEVINLITGLYAGADAYRHLDIRILLTNIRTKNPTPPPALGSVQNLAHPPEVVLTDFQTLDGGQYNPVKQQLERYATSCYSCCPQLASVLLYPEYDPGDTSTDPSVVSSSSALWSASSMPRSPKHLLQGYNHVVVGGTFDHLHNAHKLLLTVACLLAQKRLLVGVADKDLLENKVLRELLQPYEDRVKHLSEFLVDMKPSLVFDIVPLLDPYGPAGTDPSLECLVGIEELALYQILLLKNPDHSESEEDKVSSSSFRQRLLGTLLQPPSKRPDLPSNVYVVGLTGLSGSGKSSVALLLQDLGAKVIDSDQLGHRAYAPDGPAYQTVIEAFGTDILCEDGTINRKILSSRVFGNKKQLKKLTDIVWPVIAKMCQEEINKATAEGKTVCVIDAALLLEAGWNNMVHEVWTVIVPEKEALKRIMERDGVSEAAAQSRLQNQMSNQQRVDQSHVVLSTLWEPHVTRRQVEKAWTLLQERIKSQ; encoded by the exons ATGTCTGCCTTCCGATCAGGCCTCTTGGTGTTGACATCCCCATTGGCAGCCCTGGCCCCACGCCTGGCACCCATTCTGACCTCTGCAGCTCGGTTAGTGGAGCAGACCCTGTACGTCCACCTGCAGCCTGGCCTCAGCCTGGGTGGGCCGGCCCAGCCCCACTCCAGCCACGTGCAGGCCACTGTGGAGGTCATCAATCTCATCACCGGCCTCTATGCTGGTGCTGATGCTTACAGGCACCTGGACATCCGAATCTTGCTGACCAACATCCGTACCAAGAACCCAACCCCACCACCTGCACTTGGCTCTGTGCAAAACCTAGCCCATCCCCCTGAAGTGGTGCTGACAGACTTCCAGACCCTTGATGGGGGCCAGTACAACCCAGTTAAGCAACAGCTAGAACGATATGCCACCAGCTGTTATAGCTGCTGCCCTCAGCTGGCCTCTGTGTTGCTCTACCCAGAGTATGATCCAGGAGATACCTCCACAGACCCATCAGTGGTGTCCTCTTCCTCTGCTCTTTGGTCAGCCTCCTCTATGCCTAGATCTCCCAAACACCTCCTGCAAGGCTACAACCATGTGGTAGTAGGGGGAACATTTGACCATCTGCACAATGCCCACAAGTTGCTGCTTACGGTTGCCTGCCTCCTAGCCCAGAAGAGGCTCCTGGTTGGAGTAGCAGACAAAGACTTGTTGGAAA ATAAAGTGCTCCGGGAGTTACTCCAACCATATGAAGATAGAGTGAAACATCTGAGTGAGTTCCTGGTGGACATGAAGCCATCCCTGGTCTTTGATATAGTCCCCCTCCTAGATCCCTATGGTCCAGCTGGCACTGATCCTTCCTTGGAGTGCTTGGTG GGTATAGAAGAGCTAGCTTTGTATCAGATTTTGCTGCTGAAGAATCCAGACCACAGTGAGAGTGAGGAAGACAAAGTTAGCTCTTCCAGCTTCCGTCAGCGATTGCTGGGAACCCTCCTTCAACCCCCCAGT AAGAGACCAGACCTCCCCTCTAATGTCTATGTAGTGGGGCTAACAGGGCTGAGTGGCTCAGGCAAGAGTTCAGTGGCCCTGTTACTGCAAGACCTGGGGGCAAAGGTCATTGATAGTGACCAGCTGGGACATCGGGCCTATGCACCTGATGGCCCTGCCTACCAAACTGTGATAGAGGCCTTTGGAACTG ATATTCTCTGTGAAGATGGCACCATCAACAGAAAGATTCTAAGCAGTCGAGTGTTTGGGAACAAG AAACAGCTGAAGAAACTCACAGACATTGTGTGGCCAGTCATTGCCAAGATGTGCCAAGAGGAGATCAACAAAGCTACAGCTGAGG GGAAGACCGTATGTGTGATTGATGCAGCCTTGCTGCTGGAAGCCGGCTGGAACAACATGGTCCATGAGGTGTGGACAGTCATTGTCCCAGAGAAAGAG GCATTAAAACGCATCATGGAGCGTGATGGTGTGAGTGAAGCCGCTGCCCAGAGCCGCCTACAGAACCAAATGAGCAATCAGCAGCGTGTGGACCAGAGCCATGTGGTGTTGAGTACACTCTGGGAGCCACATGTTACCCGAAGACAG GTGGAAAAAGCCTGGACTCTTCTGCAGGAGCGAATCAAGAGCCAGTAA
- the COASY gene encoding bifunctional coenzyme A synthase isoform X1, translating into MSAFRSGLLVLTSPLAALAPRLAPILTSAARLVEQTLYVHLQPGLSLGGPAQPHSSHVQATVEVINLITGLYAGADAYRHLDIRILLTNIRTKNPTPPPALGSVQNLAHPPEVVLTDFQTLDGGQYNPVKQQLERYATSCYSCCPQLASVLLYPEYDPGDTSTDPSVVSSSSALWSASSMPRSPKHLLQGYNHVVVGGTFDHLHNAHKLLLTVACLLAQKRLLVGVADKDLLENKVLRELLQPYEDRVKHLSEFLVDMKPSLVFDIVPLLDPYGPAGTDPSLECLVVSEETYRGGLAVNCRRLENGIEELALYQILLLKNPDHSESEEDKVSSSSFRQRLLGTLLQPPSKRPDLPSNVYVVGLTGLSGSGKSSVALLLQDLGAKVIDSDQLGHRAYAPDGPAYQTVIEAFGTDILCEDGTINRKILSSRVFGNKKQLKKLTDIVWPVIAKMCQEEINKATAEGKTVCVIDAALLLEAGWNNMVHEVWTVIVPEKEALKRIMERDGVSEAAAQSRLQNQMSNQQRVDQSHVVLSTLWEPHVTRRQVEKAWTLLQERIKSQ; encoded by the exons ATGTCTGCCTTCCGATCAGGCCTCTTGGTGTTGACATCCCCATTGGCAGCCCTGGCCCCACGCCTGGCACCCATTCTGACCTCTGCAGCTCGGTTAGTGGAGCAGACCCTGTACGTCCACCTGCAGCCTGGCCTCAGCCTGGGTGGGCCGGCCCAGCCCCACTCCAGCCACGTGCAGGCCACTGTGGAGGTCATCAATCTCATCACCGGCCTCTATGCTGGTGCTGATGCTTACAGGCACCTGGACATCCGAATCTTGCTGACCAACATCCGTACCAAGAACCCAACCCCACCACCTGCACTTGGCTCTGTGCAAAACCTAGCCCATCCCCCTGAAGTGGTGCTGACAGACTTCCAGACCCTTGATGGGGGCCAGTACAACCCAGTTAAGCAACAGCTAGAACGATATGCCACCAGCTGTTATAGCTGCTGCCCTCAGCTGGCCTCTGTGTTGCTCTACCCAGAGTATGATCCAGGAGATACCTCCACAGACCCATCAGTGGTGTCCTCTTCCTCTGCTCTTTGGTCAGCCTCCTCTATGCCTAGATCTCCCAAACACCTCCTGCAAGGCTACAACCATGTGGTAGTAGGGGGAACATTTGACCATCTGCACAATGCCCACAAGTTGCTGCTTACGGTTGCCTGCCTCCTAGCCCAGAAGAGGCTCCTGGTTGGAGTAGCAGACAAAGACTTGTTGGAAA ATAAAGTGCTCCGGGAGTTACTCCAACCATATGAAGATAGAGTGAAACATCTGAGTGAGTTCCTGGTGGACATGAAGCCATCCCTGGTCTTTGATATAGTCCCCCTCCTAGATCCCTATGGTCCAGCTGGCACTGATCCTTCCTTGGAGTGCTTGGTGGTTAGCGAGGAGACTTACCGTGGGGGGTTGGCTGTCAACTGCCGACGCCTTGAGAAT GGTATAGAAGAGCTAGCTTTGTATCAGATTTTGCTGCTGAAGAATCCAGACCACAGTGAGAGTGAGGAAGACAAAGTTAGCTCTTCCAGCTTCCGTCAGCGATTGCTGGGAACCCTCCTTCAACCCCCCAGT AAGAGACCAGACCTCCCCTCTAATGTCTATGTAGTGGGGCTAACAGGGCTGAGTGGCTCAGGCAAGAGTTCAGTGGCCCTGTTACTGCAAGACCTGGGGGCAAAGGTCATTGATAGTGACCAGCTGGGACATCGGGCCTATGCACCTGATGGCCCTGCCTACCAAACTGTGATAGAGGCCTTTGGAACTG ATATTCTCTGTGAAGATGGCACCATCAACAGAAAGATTCTAAGCAGTCGAGTGTTTGGGAACAAG AAACAGCTGAAGAAACTCACAGACATTGTGTGGCCAGTCATTGCCAAGATGTGCCAAGAGGAGATCAACAAAGCTACAGCTGAGG GGAAGACCGTATGTGTGATTGATGCAGCCTTGCTGCTGGAAGCCGGCTGGAACAACATGGTCCATGAGGTGTGGACAGTCATTGTCCCAGAGAAAGAG GCATTAAAACGCATCATGGAGCGTGATGGTGTGAGTGAAGCCGCTGCCCAGAGCCGCCTACAGAACCAAATGAGCAATCAGCAGCGTGTGGACCAGAGCCATGTGGTGTTGAGTACACTCTGGGAGCCACATGTTACCCGAAGACAG GTGGAAAAAGCCTGGACTCTTCTGCAGGAGCGAATCAAGAGCCAGTAA
- the MLX gene encoding max-like protein X isoform X2, with protein sequence MTERGASPEDPWVKVEYAYGDNSLDPGLFVESNRKGSVVSRANSIGSTSASSVPNTDDEDSDYQQEPYKESYKDRRRRAHTQAEQKRRDAIKRGYDDLQAIVPTCQQQDFSIGSQKLSKAIVLQKSMGLSGWRVGWGEAGTRGYKLGRGGQDRTGLCHSSCLTYHVFSPAIDYIQFLHKEKKKQEEEVSTLRKDVMALKIMKVNYEQIVKAHQDNPHEGEDQVSDQVKFNVFQGIMDSLFQSFNASISVASFQELSACVFSWIEEHCKPQTLQEIVTGVLHQLKNQLY encoded by the exons ATGACGGAGCGGGGCGCCTCTCCGGAGGACCCCTGGGTCAAG GTGGAGTATGCGTACGGTGACAACAGCCTGGACCCGG ggctCTTTGTAGAAAGTAACCGAAAGGGGAGTGTAGTGTCTAGAGCCAATAGTATTGGCTCCACCAGTGCTTCCTCAGTCCCCAATACAG ATGATGAAGACAGTGATTACCAGCAAGAGCCCTACAAGGAGTCATATAAGGACAGGAGGCGCCGAGCCCACACACAAGCAGAACAGAAAAGGAGGGATGCCATCAAG agAGGCTATGATGACCTTCAGGCCATTGTTCCCACCTGTCAGCAACAGGATTTCTCCATTGGCTCCCAGAAGCTCAGCAAAGCGATTGTTCTTCAGAAGAGTATGGGACTGAGTGGgtggagagtggggtggggggaagcaggtACCAGGGGATATAAACTAGGAAGAGGAGGGCAAGACAGGACAGGGTTGTGCCACTCTTCATGCTTAACCTATCATGTGTTCTCTCCAGCCATTGATTATATCCAATTTTTGCataaagagaagaagaaacaggaggaagaagtTTCTACGCTGCGGAAAGATGTCATGGCCCTGAAAATCATGAAAGT GAACTATGAGCAGATTGTGAAGGCACACCAGGACAACCCTCATGAAGGGGAGGACCAGGTCTCTGACCAGGTCAAGTTCAATGTGTTCCAGGGCATTATGGACTCTCTGTTCCAGTCCTTTAATGCCTCCATTTCTGTGGCCAGCTTCCAGGAGCTGTCAGCCTGTGTCTTCAGCTGGATTGAGGAGCATTGTAAGCCCCAG ACCCTCCAGGAGATTGTTACTGGGGTGCTGCACCAACTGAAAAACCAGCTCTACTGA
- the MLX gene encoding max-like protein X isoform X1, producing MTERGASPEDPWVKASPVGAHTDKGRAGRARARRGSGRAGVSPTSPQFSLPRPQGLGTGGCGDSPGPPRAQVGSRESGLCVEYAYGDNSLDPGLFVESNRKGSVVSRANSIGSTSASSVPNTDDEDSDYQQEPYKESYKDRRRRAHTQAEQKRRDAIKRGYDDLQAIVPTCQQQDFSIGSQKLSKAIVLQKTIDYIQFLHKEKKKQEEEVSTLRKDVMALKIMKVNYEQIVKAHQDNPHEGEDQVSDQVKFNVFQGIMDSLFQSFNASISVASFQELSACVFSWIEEHCKPQTLQEIVTGVLHQLKNQLY from the exons ATGACGGAGCGGGGCGCCTCTCCGGAGGACCCCTGGGTCAAGGCAAGCCCCGTGGGCGCGCACACCGACAAGGGGAGGGCGGGTCGGGCACGTGCACGCAGGGGGAGTGGGAGAGCGGGGGtttcccccacttccccccagTTCTCCCTGCCTCGCCCTCAGGGGCTCGGGACTGGGGGCTGCGGAGACAGCCCCGGCCCCCCGCGTGCCCAAGTGGGGAGCCGAGAGAGCGGACTGTGT GTGGAGTATGCGTACGGTGACAACAGCCTGGACCCGG ggctCTTTGTAGAAAGTAACCGAAAGGGGAGTGTAGTGTCTAGAGCCAATAGTATTGGCTCCACCAGTGCTTCCTCAGTCCCCAATACAG ATGATGAAGACAGTGATTACCAGCAAGAGCCCTACAAGGAGTCATATAAGGACAGGAGGCGCCGAGCCCACACACAAGCAGAACAGAAAAGGAGGGATGCCATCAAG agAGGCTATGATGACCTTCAGGCCATTGTTCCCACCTGTCAGCAACAGGATTTCTCCATTGGCTCCCAGAAGCTCAGCAAAGCGATTGTTCTTCAGAAGA CCATTGATTATATCCAATTTTTGCataaagagaagaagaaacaggaggaagaagtTTCTACGCTGCGGAAAGATGTCATGGCCCTGAAAATCATGAAAGT GAACTATGAGCAGATTGTGAAGGCACACCAGGACAACCCTCATGAAGGGGAGGACCAGGTCTCTGACCAGGTCAAGTTCAATGTGTTCCAGGGCATTATGGACTCTCTGTTCCAGTCCTTTAATGCCTCCATTTCTGTGGCCAGCTTCCAGGAGCTGTCAGCCTGTGTCTTCAGCTGGATTGAGGAGCATTGTAAGCCCCAG ACCCTCCAGGAGATTGTTACTGGGGTGCTGCACCAACTGAAAAACCAGCTCTACTGA
- the MLX gene encoding max-like protein X isoform X3: MTERGASPEDPWVKVEYAYGDNSLDPGLFVESNRKGSVVSRANSIGSTSASSVPNTDDEDSDYQQEPYKESYKDRRRRAHTQAEQKRRDAIKRGYDDLQAIVPTCQQQDFSIGSQKLSKAIVLQKTIDYIQFLHKEKKKQEEEVSTLRKDVMALKIMKVNYEQIVKAHQDNPHEGEDQVSDQVKFNVFQGIMDSLFQSFNASISVASFQELSACVFSWIEEHCKPQTLQEIVTGVLHQLKNQLY; the protein is encoded by the exons ATGACGGAGCGGGGCGCCTCTCCGGAGGACCCCTGGGTCAAG GTGGAGTATGCGTACGGTGACAACAGCCTGGACCCGG ggctCTTTGTAGAAAGTAACCGAAAGGGGAGTGTAGTGTCTAGAGCCAATAGTATTGGCTCCACCAGTGCTTCCTCAGTCCCCAATACAG ATGATGAAGACAGTGATTACCAGCAAGAGCCCTACAAGGAGTCATATAAGGACAGGAGGCGCCGAGCCCACACACAAGCAGAACAGAAAAGGAGGGATGCCATCAAG agAGGCTATGATGACCTTCAGGCCATTGTTCCCACCTGTCAGCAACAGGATTTCTCCATTGGCTCCCAGAAGCTCAGCAAAGCGATTGTTCTTCAGAAGA CCATTGATTATATCCAATTTTTGCataaagagaagaagaaacaggaggaagaagtTTCTACGCTGCGGAAAGATGTCATGGCCCTGAAAATCATGAAAGT GAACTATGAGCAGATTGTGAAGGCACACCAGGACAACCCTCATGAAGGGGAGGACCAGGTCTCTGACCAGGTCAAGTTCAATGTGTTCCAGGGCATTATGGACTCTCTGTTCCAGTCCTTTAATGCCTCCATTTCTGTGGCCAGCTTCCAGGAGCTGTCAGCCTGTGTCTTCAGCTGGATTGAGGAGCATTGTAAGCCCCAG ACCCTCCAGGAGATTGTTACTGGGGTGCTGCACCAACTGAAAAACCAGCTCTACTGA